The Anguilla anguilla isolate fAngAng1 chromosome 4, fAngAng1.pri, whole genome shotgun sequence genome has a window encoding:
- the LOC118226175 gene encoding volume-regulated anion channel subunit LRRC8D-like, with product MFTLTEVASLNDVQPTYRILKPWWDVFMDYLGVVMLMLAIFAGTMQLTKDQVVCLPILESGEGPGSPNSFTTQRPAETTVASGNGEKVNRVTLAAAPLTSKDVPESVIREIAQPAMLTENKYPGQPEPTGVRTNLDFQQYVFVNQMCYHDALPWYSKYFPYLALIHTIVLMVSSNFWFKYPKTSSKIEHFVSILGKCFESPWTTKALSETACEDSEENKQRLTGTTSLPKHFSTSSEEGSPNQSTPMLTKAGVKFSAEKPVIEVPSMTILDKKDGEQAKALFEKVRKFRAHVEDSDLIYKLYVAQTIIKTVKFIMILCYTSTFVAAINFEHLCQPNIKHLTGYARFQCTHNMAFMLRKLLISYIALMCVYGMVCIYTLFWLFRRSLKEYSFEKVREESSFSDIPDVKNDFAFLLHMVDQYDQLYSKRFGVFLSEVSENKLREISLNHEWTFEKLRQHVTRNAQDKLELHLFMLSGVPDAVFDLTDLEILKLELIPEARITAKISQMINIQELHFYHCPAKVEQTAFSFLRDHLRCLHVKFTDVAEIPTWVYLLKSLKELYLIGNLNSENNKMIGLESLRDLRHLKILHLKSNLTKIPSNITDLSPHLTKLVVHNDGTKLLVLNSLKKMLNLGELELHNCELERIPHAIFSLTNLQELDLKSNNIRTIEEVISFQHLKRLTCLKLWHNKIITIPLSISHVKNLESLYLSHNKLESLPTPLFSLLKLRYLDVSHNSIVVIPLEVGFLQNLQHFSITSNKVEVVPKQLFKCIKLKTLCLGHNSISTIPEKIGQLVQLSHLELKGNCLDRLPSQLGQCRLLRKSGLFVEDHLFTTLPPEVKESINQESNMTFANGV from the coding sequence ATGTTTACTCTCACAGAAGTAGCCTCTCTCAATGATGTCCAGCCAACTTACCGAATTCTGAAACCATGGTGGGACGTCTTCATGGATTACCTCGGAGTCGTCATGCTGATGTTGGCAATATTTGCCGGGACAATGCAGTTAACCAAAGACCAAGTAGTTTGCCTTCCCATTTTGGAATCCGGAGAAGGGCCTGGAAGCCCAAACAGCTTCACCACTCAGAGGCCAGCAGAGACTACAGTTGCCTCAGGCAATGGAGAGAAGGTCAACAGAGTCACACTGGCGGCTGCTCCACTGACCTCTAAAGATGTACCCGAGAGTGTGATTCGGGAAATCGCCCAGCCAGCTATGCTCACGGAAAACAAATATCCCGGCCAGCCAGAACCAACAGGGGTTCGAACCAACCTAGATTTTCAGCAGTATGTCTTTGTCAATCAGATGTGCTACCATGACGCCTTGCCCTGGTATTCCAAGTACTTTCCTTACCTCGCTCTCATCCACACCATTGTACTCATGGTCAGCAGCAATTTTTGGTTCAAATATCCAAAGACCAGTTCAAAAATTGAGCATTTTGTGTCCATTTTAGGGAAATGTTTTGAGTCACCATGGACTACAAAGGCATTGTCTGAGACTGCCTGTGAGGACTCTGAAGAGAACAAGCAGAGACTCACAGGTACAACCTCTTTACCAAAGCATTTTTCAACCAGCAGCGAAGAAGGAAGTCCAAATCAGTCCACCCCTATGCTAACAAAAGCTGGGGTAAAATTCTCTGCAGAGAAGCCTGTCATTGAAGTCCCAAGCATGACCATACTGGATAAAAAAGATGGAGAGCAGGCCAAAGCTCTTTTTGAGAAGGTGAGGAAGTTCCGCGCCCATGTGGAGGACAGTGACTTGATCTACAAGCTCTATGTTGCCCAGACCATTATCAAAACTGTAAAATTTATCATGATTTTGTGTTACACATCAACCTTTGTAGCTGCCATTAACTTTGAGCACCTGTGTCAGCCTAATATCAAACATTTAACTGGGTATGCTAGATTCCAGTGCACACACAACATGGCATTCATGTTGAGAAAGCTGCTCATCAGCTACATTGCCCTCATGTGCGTGTATGGCATGGTGTGTATATACACCCTCTTCTGGTTGTTCAGACGCTCCCTGAAGGAGTATTCCTTTGAGAAGGTTCGAGAGGAGAGCAGCTTCAGTGACATTCCCGATGTTAAGAATGACTTTGCTTTCCTTTTGCACATGGTTGACCAGTATGACCAGTTGTACTCAAAGCGGTTTGGGGTTTTTCTCTCTGAAGTCAGTGAGAACAAGCTGCGGGAAATAAGTTTGAACCATGAGTGGACCTTCGAGAAGCTCCGCCAACATGTGACTCGCAACGCCCAGGACAAGCTGGAGCTCCACCTTTTCATGCTCTCTGGAGTGCCCGATGCCGTATTTGACCTCACTGACCTGGAGATTTTGAAACTGGAGCTAATTCCTGAGGCTAGGATCACAGCTAAGATTTCCCAAATGATCAACATTCAGGAGCTGCATTTTTATCACTGTCCGGCCAAAGTTGAGCAGACTGCATTTAGTTTTCTCCGTGACCACCTCAGGTGCCTTCATGTGAAGTTTACAGATGTTGCGGAGATTCCCACTTGGGTATATTTGTTGAAGAGCTTGAAGGAATTGTACTTGATAGGCAAcctaaattctgaaaataacaaaatgataGGTTTAGAATCCCTACGAGATCTGAGGCATCTAAAGATCTTGCATCTTAAGAGCAACCTCACTAAGATCCCCTCAAACATAACGGACCTGTCTCCGCACCTCACCAAACTGGTGGTGCATAATGATGGTACTAAACTGTTAGTACTTAACAGCTTGAAGAAAATGCTGAACTTAGGTGAGCTGGAGTTGCATAATTGTGAACTCGAGCGAATCCCTCATGCTATTTTTAGCTTGACTAACTTACAAGAGCTGGATTTGAAATCTAATAATATTCGTACCATTGAAGAGGTCATTAGTTTCCAGCACCTCAAGAGGTTGACTTGCCTCAAACTGTGGCATAACAAAATCATCACCATTCCATTGTCCATAAGCCATGTCAAAAACCTTGAGTCACTCTACCTTTCACACAACAAACTAGAGTCTCTTCCCACGCCCTTATTCAGCCTCCTTAAGTTGAGGTACTTGGATGTCAGTCATAACTCCATTGTAGTCATCCCACTGGAAGTGGGCTTCTTGCAAAATCTTCAGCATTTTTCCATCACAAGCAACAAGGTGGAGGTGGTTCCCAAGCAGCTATTCAAGTGCATCAAGCTAAAGACTCTTTGTCTGGGGCATAACAGCATCTCCACCATTCCTGAGAAAATAGGCCAGTTAGTTCAGCTCTCACATCTAGAACTGAAAGGAAACTGTTTGGACCGCCTCCCATCCCAGCTGGGGCAGTGTCGCCTCCTACGGAAAAGTGGCCTCTTCGTTGAAGACCATCTTTTCACCACTCTGCCACCCGAAGTTAAAGAAAGCATCAATCAGGAATCCAATATGACCTTTGCAAATGGGGTATAG